In the genome of Desulfovibrio sp. TomC, one region contains:
- a CDS encoding ABC transporter permease: MTAVWRRISRGPRLLWRLQRMAWLALFAHKARSLFVVAAVAMGIAALTVIVASVDGARRKALEIVDFFGPDAVLVLGGDIENRPVGQRVNTLTWSDARAIARSLPGAYAVLPMRSVRAVTLKYGNKNYETPTVVGATEDYAQTWNWPLSEGRDLSADDVKYGAKVALIGDVPARELFGEASPVGRTVMVKNLPVQIIGRLSYRGFTGGGSDTSVDDRMIMPITTLTQRFNLNRSYFRGLRVRFHDPELIDAHKDNLRALLRHEHKLGPTQPDDFTLLSASEILKFLTAFTGGLVAFLGLTAGVAILVGGFVLANLMFLGVSERRVEIGLRKAVGATSTAIMVQFLSEAVYLTLTGAVFGIGLGVALGESLSRLGLLELRLSPKIFVLSLAAALAIALVFGLRPARKAATLDPIDALRGGGE, from the coding sequence ATGACGGCCGTGTGGCGCAGGATTAGCCGCGGTCCACGCCTGTTGTGGCGCTTGCAGCGCATGGCCTGGCTGGCGCTTTTTGCCCACAAGGCCCGCAGCCTCTTTGTCGTGGCCGCCGTGGCCATGGGCATAGCGGCCCTGACCGTCATTGTCGCTTCCGTGGACGGCGCACGGCGAAAAGCCCTGGAAATTGTAGATTTTTTTGGCCCGGACGCCGTCCTGGTCCTTGGCGGCGATATTGAAAACCGGCCTGTGGGCCAGCGCGTCAATACCCTCACTTGGTCCGACGCCCGGGCCATCGCCCGTTCCCTGCCCGGGGCCTATGCCGTGCTGCCCATGCGGTCGGTGCGGGCTGTGACGCTCAAATACGGCAATAAGAACTACGAGACGCCCACCGTGGTCGGGGCGACCGAAGACTATGCCCAGACCTGGAACTGGCCCCTGTCCGAAGGGCGCGACCTGTCGGCCGACGACGTCAAGTATGGGGCCAAGGTGGCGCTTATCGGCGACGTTCCGGCCCGGGAACTCTTCGGCGAGGCCTCGCCGGTCGGACGCACGGTCATGGTCAAAAACCTGCCTGTACAGATCATCGGACGCCTGTCCTACCGGGGCTTTACCGGCGGCGGGTCGGATACGTCCGTGGACGACCGGATGATCATGCCCATCACCACCCTGACCCAGCGCTTCAACCTGAACCGCAGCTACTTTCGGGGCCTTCGCGTCCGGTTCCACGACCCGGAGCTGATCGATGCGCACAAGGACAATCTACGTGCCCTGCTGCGTCATGAGCACAAGCTCGGCCCCACCCAGCCCGATGATTTCACACTGCTCTCAGCCAGTGAAATCCTTAAATTCCTGACGGCCTTTACCGGCGGTCTGGTGGCTTTTCTCGGCCTTACGGCCGGTGTGGCCATTTTGGTTGGCGGCTTTGTCCTGGCCAATCTCATGTTTCTCGGAGTGAGCGAACGGCGGGTGGAGATCGGCCTTCGAAAGGCTGTTGGGGCCACCTCCACGGCGATCATGGTTCAGTTTCTCTCCGAGGCCGTCTACCTGACCCTGACCGGCGCGGTCTTCGGCATTGGCCTCGGCGTGGCCCTGGGCGAGTCCTTGTCGCGTCTGGGCTTGCTGGAACTGCGCCTGTCGCCCAAGATCTTCGTGTTGTCCCTGGCTGCCGCCCTGGCCATCGCCCTGGTGTTCGGGCTGCGCCCAGCCCGCAAGGCGGCCACGCTCGATCCCATCGACGCCCTGCGTGGCGGCGGCGAGTAA
- a CDS encoding efflux RND transporter periplasmic adaptor subunit, whose amino-acid sequence MRIFKWLFLLVVLVGGGLYAYKQYVKKPDPPKVIATAEAAMGNVRKVLEATGIIKAQVGAIVKIGARATGTIKEMNVKVGDEVKKDQLIAVIDSRELRSQLDEAEAKLARAKAELSQVETVYPKRIAEAEAELRLSQAKYDYAASSLKRQDELFKKELVARDVLDAARRDSLVSQNEVLAREASLVRVRTEFEKEAIKAQKGKEEAQAVIDSVNTKISYTSIVSPIDGVVAFVTSQAGETVVAGLQVANLITVLDPSRLEMWIYVDETDVGQVKPGMPVEFRVDSYPGATFKGSVDQIYPQPEIRDNIVYYQALVRLDPVESAKLRPEMTTQCQIVVKEKKDVLIIPNAALKWIGDRQVVFAVLAGGGVREVQPKLGLEGLNETEILEGLSPGEPVATQIVLPGLVAPTANAPKPNRPGTNR is encoded by the coding sequence ATGCGCATATTCAAATGGCTCTTCCTCCTCGTCGTCCTTGTCGGCGGCGGCCTGTATGCCTACAAACAGTACGTAAAAAAACCCGACCCGCCCAAGGTCATCGCCACAGCCGAAGCCGCCATGGGCAACGTGCGCAAGGTGCTTGAGGCGACGGGCATCATCAAGGCCCAGGTCGGGGCCATCGTCAAAATCGGAGCCCGGGCCACGGGCACCATTAAAGAAATGAACGTCAAGGTTGGCGACGAGGTCAAAAAAGACCAGCTCATCGCGGTCATCGACTCCCGGGAACTGCGCTCCCAGCTCGACGAGGCCGAAGCCAAGCTGGCCAGGGCCAAGGCCGAACTATCCCAGGTTGAAACCGTTTATCCCAAGCGCATCGCCGAGGCCGAAGCCGAACTGCGCCTGTCCCAGGCCAAGTATGACTATGCCGCTTCCAGCCTGAAACGCCAGGACGAGTTGTTTAAAAAGGAGCTCGTGGCCCGGGACGTCCTTGACGCCGCCCGCCGCGATTCCCTGGTCAGCCAAAACGAGGTCCTGGCCCGGGAGGCTTCGCTCGTGCGGGTGCGGACCGAATTTGAAAAGGAAGCCATCAAGGCCCAGAAGGGCAAGGAAGAAGCGCAAGCGGTCATCGACTCGGTCAATACCAAAATTTCCTACACGAGTATTGTCAGCCCCATCGACGGCGTGGTGGCCTTTGTCACCTCCCAGGCCGGGGAAACCGTGGTGGCCGGCTTGCAGGTGGCCAACCTCATCACCGTGCTCGACCCCAGCCGCCTGGAAATGTGGATTTACGTCGATGAGACCGACGTGGGCCAGGTAAAGCCCGGAATGCCTGTGGAATTTCGCGTGGACAGCTACCCTGGCGCAACATTTAAGGGCAGTGTGGACCAGATTTATCCCCAGCCGGAAATTCGCGACAACATCGTCTATTATCAGGCCCTGGTGCGCCTTGACCCCGTGGAATCGGCCAAATTGCGCCCGGAAATGACCACCCAGTGCCAGATCGTGGTCAAAGAGAAAAAGGATGTGCTGATCATCCCCAACGCGGCTCTCAAATGGATCGGCGACCGGCAGGTGGTCTTTGCCGTCCTGGCTGGCGGCGGCGTGCGCGAGGTGCAGCCCAAGCTCGGTCTTGAAGGATTAAACGAGACCGAGATTCTCGAAGGGCTAAGCCCAGGCGAGCCGGTGGCCACCCAGATTGTGCTTCCGGGCTTGGTCGCGCCGACCGCAAACGCCCCCAAACCCAATCGGCCGGGAACCAATCGATGA
- a CDS encoding phosphomannomutase/phosphoglucomutase produces the protein MKPILPGPFRAYDIRGLVDIDFDDQWVERLGRALGTFFLRRGQQQAVVGHDCRLTSPGYQARLAAGLAACGVDVVCLGMVPSPVFYYAVKALGRKAGAIVTASHNPSEFNGFKIWSGESTIHTDDIREIYDIMASGEFISGVGIICEHDIRPSYIERVSEQMVLPRAVTVVVDGGNGAGGLVCCEVLRQTGARVIPLYCEPDGRFPNHHPDPVIHANVADLAARVVAEGADFGVGLDGDADRIGVVDGTGRLLYGDQLLAIYARAVLANHPGATIIGEVKCSHLLYKDIAAHGGEPVMAPTGHSLIKSKMRETGATLAGEMSGHMFFADRYYGFDDAIYASARLAEIVAASGTRLESMLDDWPATVNTPEIRVDCPDAVKFAVVEKAKAYFASGYDVIDVDGVRLTFPDGWGLLRASNTQPALVVRFEAETEARLAEIRRLIEEPVAAWIAELS, from the coding sequence ATGAAGCCTATTTTGCCAGGGCCATTCCGGGCTTATGACATCAGAGGTCTGGTTGACATTGATTTCGACGATCAATGGGTGGAACGCCTGGGCCGGGCCCTGGGAACATTTTTTCTGCGACGCGGCCAACAGCAGGCCGTGGTCGGGCACGACTGTCGGCTGACCTCTCCGGGCTATCAGGCTCGGCTGGCCGCCGGACTGGCGGCCTGCGGCGTGGATGTGGTGTGCCTTGGCATGGTGCCAAGCCCGGTCTTTTACTATGCGGTCAAGGCCCTTGGCCGCAAAGCCGGAGCCATTGTCACTGCCAGCCACAACCCATCGGAATTCAACGGGTTTAAAATATGGTCCGGCGAGAGCACCATCCATACTGACGATATCCGCGAAATTTACGACATTATGGCCTCTGGCGAATTCATCTCGGGCGTGGGCATTATTTGCGAGCACGACATCCGGCCATCCTATATCGAACGCGTCTCCGAACAGATGGTGCTGCCCCGGGCAGTCACTGTGGTTGTTGACGGCGGCAACGGGGCCGGCGGGCTGGTGTGCTGCGAGGTGTTGCGCCAGACCGGGGCCAGAGTCATTCCCCTGTATTGCGAGCCGGATGGCCGCTTTCCCAACCACCATCCCGATCCGGTCATCCACGCCAACGTAGCCGATCTGGCTGCCCGGGTGGTGGCCGAAGGCGCGGATTTCGGCGTGGGCCTGGACGGCGACGCCGACCGCATCGGCGTGGTGGACGGGACCGGCCGGCTGCTCTACGGCGACCAGTTGCTGGCCATCTATGCCCGGGCGGTGTTGGCCAACCACCCCGGCGCCACCATCATCGGCGAGGTCAAGTGCAGCCATCTGCTCTACAAGGATATCGCCGCCCACGGCGGGGAGCCGGTCATGGCCCCCACCGGCCACTCGCTCATCAAGTCCAAGATGCGCGAGACCGGCGCAACCCTGGCCGGGGAAATGAGCGGTCACATGTTTTTCGCCGACCGCTACTATGGCTTTGACGACGCCATTTATGCCAGCGCCCGATTGGCTGAAATCGTGGCCGCCTCGGGGACGCGCCTCGAATCCATGCTGGACGACTGGCCGGCCACGGTCAACACGCCGGAAATCCGGGTGGACTGTCCCGACGCCGTCAAATTCGCCGTGGTGGAAAAGGCCAAAGCCTATTTCGCCTCGGGCTATGACGTCATCGACGTGGACGGCGTGCGCCTGACCTTTCCCGACGGCTGGGGCCTGCTGCGGGCCTCCAATACCCAACCGGCCCTGGTGGTGCGGTTCGAGGCGGAAACCGAGGCCCGGCTGGCCGAAATCCGCCGGCTCATCGAGGAGCCGGTGGCGGCCTGGATCGCCGAACTCAGTTAG
- a CDS encoding HAMP domain-containing methyl-accepting chemotaxis protein, which translates to MKNLKLGVKISIGFGLLIAIACALGGMAIINMNGVEDQSTRLVREYMPEVAIANSVERAALLTMLEMRSYGYTEDKKQFEAGMRNLTELKHALAEAKAHSEKYPKLVKLREDVVKAQAKATEYEKLIAETASRVDAIAGVRKTLDGAAGEIVKNSQAYLDSQQKRIHEEIAQSAGAAALQERADKIDGATAAIATVTAIRVNNYRGQLYRDPRHLEDAIKAFAEFDQAIEGIRGKTRDDANLRQLAAIKDASAKYRQALLDFLDNYKALQDLAAKRLDAANGVQDAAEETAKAALDSTQAIANSAVTSLSTSASIMYGGLGVALLLGIIIAILLTKAITGPVIKGVSFAKAMADGDFTRLLDIDQKDEMGVLAASLNEMVGKLREVVAEVQSASENVASGSEELSASAQSMSQGATEQAASVEEISSSMEEMSSNIKQNAENAQQTQSIAVKAAQDAREGGEAVISAVAAMKNIAEKISIIEEIARQTNLLALNAAIEAARAGEHGKGFAVVAAEVRKLAERSGSAASEISDLSASSVRVAEQAGSMLTKMVPDIQRTADLVQEIAAASQEQNSGADQINRAIQQLDQVVQQNASASEEMASTSEELSSQAEQLQSTMAFFRVDGTMTKRQVYRPVKALPASPRRPAPARRPAAQPKTGSGVGIDLDDKDDDFERF; encoded by the coding sequence GTGAAGAACTTGAAGCTTGGGGTTAAAATCAGCATTGGCTTTGGCCTGTTGATCGCCATCGCCTGCGCGCTTGGCGGTATGGCCATTATCAATATGAACGGCGTGGAAGACCAGTCGACGCGATTGGTCCGGGAATACATGCCGGAAGTGGCCATTGCCAACAGCGTTGAGCGGGCTGCTTTGCTGACCATGCTGGAAATGCGCAGCTACGGGTACACGGAAGACAAGAAGCAGTTTGAAGCCGGGATGCGCAATCTGACCGAACTCAAGCATGCCCTGGCCGAGGCCAAGGCGCATTCGGAAAAATATCCGAAATTGGTCAAGCTGCGAGAAGACGTTGTCAAAGCTCAGGCCAAGGCCACAGAATACGAAAAGCTCATCGCCGAAACCGCCTCCCGTGTCGATGCCATCGCCGGTGTGCGCAAAACCCTGGATGGCGCTGCGGGTGAGATCGTCAAGAACAGCCAAGCCTATCTCGACAGCCAGCAGAAAAGAATCCATGAGGAGATTGCCCAAAGCGCCGGTGCGGCGGCTCTCCAGGAGCGGGCAGATAAGATCGACGGGGCTACCGCGGCCATAGCCACGGTCACGGCCATCCGCGTGAACAACTATCGTGGGCAGTTGTACCGCGATCCCCGGCACCTTGAGGACGCCATCAAGGCATTCGCTGAGTTTGATCAAGCCATTGAGGGCATCCGGGGCAAAACCCGCGACGATGCCAACCTGCGCCAGTTGGCGGCCATCAAGGACGCATCCGCCAAGTACCGTCAGGCCCTCTTGGATTTCCTGGACAATTATAAAGCCCTCCAAGATCTCGCCGCCAAGCGTCTGGACGCGGCCAACGGCGTCCAGGACGCGGCCGAAGAAACCGCCAAGGCGGCTTTGGATTCCACCCAGGCTATCGCCAACAGCGCGGTGACCAGTCTGTCCACGTCTGCCTCGATCATGTACGGCGGCCTGGGCGTGGCCCTGCTTCTTGGCATCATCATCGCCATCCTGCTGACCAAGGCCATCACTGGTCCGGTCATCAAGGGCGTGAGTTTTGCCAAGGCCATGGCCGACGGCGACTTCACCCGGCTGCTCGACATCGACCAAAAGGACGAGATGGGCGTCCTGGCGGCCTCGCTCAACGAGATGGTGGGCAAGTTGCGGGAAGTGGTGGCCGAAGTGCAGTCGGCGTCGGAAAATGTGGCCTCCGGCTCGGAAGAGCTGTCCGCCTCGGCCCAGAGCATGTCCCAGGGAGCCACGGAGCAGGCCGCCAGCGTCGAGGAAATCTCTTCGTCCATGGAGGAGATGAGTTCCAACATCAAGCAGAACGCCGAAAACGCCCAGCAGACGCAGTCCATTGCCGTCAAGGCCGCCCAGGATGCACGGGAGGGTGGTGAGGCCGTCATCTCGGCTGTGGCCGCCATGAAAAATATTGCCGAGAAGATTTCCATCATCGAGGAAATAGCCAGGCAGACCAATCTGCTGGCGCTTAACGCAGCCATTGAGGCTGCCCGGGCCGGGGAACACGGCAAAGGCTTTGCCGTGGTTGCCGCCGAGGTGCGCAAGCTGGCCGAGCGCAGCGGTTCCGCCGCCTCGGAGATTTCCGATCTCTCGGCCTCCAGCGTCCGGGTGGCCGAACAAGCCGGCTCCATGCTGACCAAAATGGTGCCCGACATCCAGCGCACGGCCGATCTTGTCCAGGAAATCGCTGCCGCCAGCCAGGAGCAGAATTCCGGGGCCGATCAGATCAACCGGGCCATCCAGCAGCTCGACCAGGTGGTGCAGCAAAACGCCTCGGCTTCTGAGGAGATGGCTTCCACCTCGGAAGAACTGTCCAGCCAGGCCGAACAGCTGCAATCCACCATGGCTTTCTTCCGGGTGGATGGGACGATGACCAAGCGCCAAGTTTATCGGCCGGTCAAAGCGTTGCCAGCCTCGCCCCGTCGTCCCGCTCCGGCTCGTCGCCCAGCAGCCCAACCCAAGACGGGCAGCGGCGTCGGTATTGACCTCGACGACAAGGACGACGATTTCGAGCGGTTTTAA
- a CDS encoding glycosyl hydrolase family 28-related protein — translation MDRSRPCQALAVLAISLLVLGLAASALAADTTGGAAGKYADPVAAWDKAGLRQAPPTPVQTVSVRNYGATGDGKTDDTAAFESAMAALARPGVLLIPAGTYRLSRTLALTSGLVLRGEGASLSKLVFNMNGSSDPLLDFTTYNSRSWSKLTQDAALGQTTITLAGTSGVAVGDVIEIEQQNDPAKMYTDPEWNQDWAQSVVGQFLVVTAVSGKVLTLDRPLRAAYGTSLSARARVYRMGTNVGIEDLGIRREDPGSDGGDTIHFKYAFNCWVRRVESFDTVSAHVYAESSAAIEVRDSTFKRAHDYGDGGRGYGVSLGRHVSDCLVENNIFQTLRHAMIVSQGANGNVYGYNASSITVCESDEWTPCDISVHGHYPFRNLFEGNLVEEIDITDYWGPAGPGNVLLRNVVAKEGIEILDASHEQAILGNVILSGGPLTVAAGITGTVLASNSVMADSTPGNGCTVTDVPASLYRATPPAFFTACAWPMLADGQLINPAGQRATGVTATPPVAPKVEAMAVIITNLLLPQ, via the coding sequence ATGGACCGTAGCCGGCCTTGCCAAGCCCTTGCCGTCCTGGCCATCAGCCTTCTCGTTTTGGGTCTGGCCGCAAGCGCGCTGGCTGCAGACACTACTGGCGGCGCAGCCGGGAAGTATGCCGATCCCGTCGCTGCCTGGGACAAGGCTGGGTTACGGCAGGCCCCGCCTACCCCGGTCCAAACCGTCTCGGTGCGCAACTACGGAGCGACTGGCGACGGCAAAACCGACGATACGGCCGCCTTTGAGAGCGCCATGGCCGCCCTGGCCAGACCCGGCGTGCTGTTGATCCCCGCCGGGACCTATCGACTCAGCCGAACCCTGGCCCTGACCAGCGGCCTTGTCCTTCGCGGCGAGGGAGCCAGCCTTTCCAAGCTCGTTTTCAACATGAACGGATCGTCTGATCCGCTCCTTGATTTCACCACGTACAACTCCAGGAGCTGGAGCAAACTGACCCAGGACGCGGCCCTTGGCCAAACGACAATCACCCTGGCTGGCACATCGGGCGTAGCGGTTGGCGACGTGATTGAAATCGAGCAACAAAATGACCCCGCCAAGATGTACACCGACCCGGAATGGAACCAGGACTGGGCGCAAAGCGTGGTGGGCCAGTTCCTGGTTGTCACAGCCGTTTCCGGCAAGGTCTTGACCCTTGATCGTCCTCTGCGCGCCGCCTACGGCACCAGTCTGTCGGCCCGGGCCCGGGTCTACCGCATGGGCACCAACGTCGGCATCGAGGACCTCGGCATCCGCCGGGAAGACCCCGGCAGTGACGGCGGCGATACCATCCACTTCAAATATGCTTTCAACTGCTGGGTGCGCCGGGTCGAGAGCTTTGACACCGTCAGCGCCCATGTCTATGCCGAATCTTCAGCCGCCATCGAAGTCCGGGATTCGACCTTCAAGCGCGCCCACGACTACGGCGACGGCGGTCGGGGCTACGGCGTAAGCCTTGGCCGGCATGTCTCGGACTGCCTGGTGGAAAACAACATCTTCCAAACCCTGCGTCATGCCATGATTGTCAGCCAAGGGGCCAACGGCAACGTCTATGGCTACAATGCCTCCAGCATCACCGTGTGCGAATCCGACGAGTGGACCCCCTGCGACATCTCTGTCCACGGCCATTACCCCTTCCGCAACCTGTTCGAAGGCAATCTCGTCGAAGAAATAGACATCACCGACTATTGGGGTCCGGCCGGTCCAGGCAATGTCCTGCTTCGAAACGTGGTCGCCAAGGAAGGCATCGAGATCCTCGACGCCTCCCACGAACAGGCGATCCTCGGCAACGTCATCCTGTCCGGCGGCCCCCTCACCGTGGCTGCAGGCATCACCGGAACCGTTCTTGCCAGCAACTCGGTCATGGCAGATTCCACCCCCGGCAACGGCTGTACGGTGACCGACGTTCCGGCCAGCCTCTACCGTGCAACACCTCCGGCTTTTTTTACCGCTTGTGCCTGGCCCATGCTGGCTGATGGTCAGCTGATCAATCCAGCCGGTCAACGGGCCACTGGAGTGACCGCCACACCGCCTGTAGCTCCAAAGGTCGAGGCCATGGCGGTCATCATCACCAACCTGCTGCTGCCGCAATAA
- a CDS encoding ABC transporter ATP-binding protein: MTIQAAPSGRPAGDEPLIRLTDVTRAYVMGGVSHTVLSGVSLDIAPGEFAAIMGPSGSGKSTLLHILGLLDRPTSGSYRLGGLETGTLGDDALSGLRNQAIGFVFQSFYLIPYATALDNVLLPGLYSNTSRAALTRRAMELLDKVGLTAQAQHKPSQLSGGQQQRVALARSLINDPDLILADEPTGQLDSATSAEIMELLAVINRDAGKTVIVVTHDDATAGYARRQILVHDGRVAQD, translated from the coding sequence ATGACCATCCAGGCGGCCCCATCGGGCCGGCCCGCCGGTGACGAGCCGCTTATCCGGCTCACCGACGTGACCCGGGCCTACGTCATGGGCGGGGTAAGCCATACCGTGCTCTCCGGGGTCAGCCTGGACATCGCGCCCGGAGAATTCGCCGCCATCATGGGTCCCTCCGGTTCAGGCAAGTCCACCCTGCTCCATATCCTGGGCCTGCTCGACCGGCCGACCTCCGGCAGCTACCGACTCGGCGGTTTGGAAACGGGAACCCTTGGCGACGACGCCCTTTCCGGTCTTCGAAACCAAGCCATCGGCTTCGTTTTCCAGAGCTTTTACCTTATTCCCTATGCCACGGCCCTGGACAACGTCCTGTTGCCGGGCCTCTACAGCAACACGTCGCGCGCAGCCCTGACCCGTCGGGCCATGGAATTGCTTGACAAGGTCGGACTGACCGCCCAGGCCCAGCACAAGCCCTCCCAGCTCTCCGGCGGCCAGCAGCAGCGGGTGGCCCTGGCCCGTTCGCTGATAAACGATCCCGACCTTATTTTGGCCGACGAGCCCACCGGCCAGCTCGACTCGGCCACCAGCGCCGAAATCATGGAGCTGCTCGCCGTCATCAACCGCGACGCCGGCAAGACGGTCATTGTCGTCACCCACGACGACGCAACCGCCGGCTACGCCCGCCGGCAGATTCTTGTCCATGACGGCCGTGTGGCGCAGGATTAG